The following are encoded together in the Gasterosteus aculeatus chromosome 7, fGasAcu3.hap1.1, whole genome shotgun sequence genome:
- the tpte gene encoding putative tyrosine-protein phosphatase TPTE isoform X2, which yields MSSVHFSPGSDSGVNGNVAKMEDAKVNIDDGKDESVHPDTMYHNIRKKIAPFVMSFGFRIFGVILILVDFVLVIVDLSLPAKSRGVGDALEVVSLLISFFFLADVLLRVYVEGLKVYFSSQLNIVDACVVVITLVVTMIYTFSDLTGASLIPRVVTFLRFLRIIILVRVFRLAAQRKELEKVTRRMISENKRRYQKDGFDLDLTYVTDRVIAMSFPSSGKQSFYRNPIKEVARFLDTKHEGHYKVYNLCSEKGYDPQFFHYRVERVFIDDHNVPSLGDLLKYTANVREWMSADPQNIIAIHCKGGKGRTGTMVCTWFIDSDQFESAKASLDYFGERRTDKSQSSKFQGVETPSQSRYVGYYEIMKNKFNRQLPPPRSLVIKSIRIHSIAGVGKGDGSDLRVKIIVKKELVFQCVCGKQENCRVFPDVGGNAAVISLQNGPVVEGDVKVMFESSAGLPKGYEDVPFYFWFNTSFIEDNRLFLPREELDNPHKPKMWDLYKEDFGVTMIFSEP from the exons ATGTCCTCTGTCCATTTCAGCCCAGGCTCTGATTCAGGTGTAAACGG AAACGTTGCAAAGATGGAGGATGCCAAAGTTAACATTGACGATGGAAAAGATGAAAGCGTGCACCCAGACACAATGTACCA CAATATCCGAAAGAAGATCGCCCCTTTTGTTATGTCTTTTGGATTCCG TATATTCGGTGTGATACTGATCCTGGTGGACTTTGTGCTGGTCATTGTGGACTTGTCCCTGCCAGCCAAGAGCAGAGGGGTTGGAGATGCCTTGGAGGTCGTatccctcctcatctccttcttcttcctcgctGACGTTCTCCTGCgagtctatgtggaggg GTTAAAGGTTTACTTCAGCTCACAGCTGAACATCGTAGACGCCTGCGTTGTGGTTATCACGCTGGTGGTCACCATGATCTACACCTTCTCTGACCTTACGGGAGCCAGCCTCATCCCCAG GGTGGTGACGTTTCTCCGTTTCCTGAGAATCATAATCCTGGTGAGGGTTTTCCGACTGGCCGCTCAGAGGAAAGAGCTGGAGAAGGTCACCAGGCGGATG attTCTGAGAACAAGCGGCGTTATCAAAAGGATGGATTTGACCTTGACCTTACCTATGTCACAG ACCGCGTCATCGCCATGTCCTTCCCCTCCTCTGGGAAGCAGTCCTTCTACAGGAATCCAATCAAG GAGGTGGCAAGGTTCCTCGACACTAAACATGAAGGCCACTATAAAGTTTACAACCTGTGCA GTGAGAAAGGCTACGACCCGCAGTTCTTCCACTACAGGGTCGAACGGGTGTTCATTGATGACCACAACGTCCCCTCGTTGGG GGACCTGTTGAAATACACCGCCAATGTGAGGGAGTGGATGTCAGCTGATCCCCAAAACATAATTGCTATTCACTGCAAAGGAGGGAAAG GTCGCACAGGTACGATGGTGTGCACCTGGTTTATTGACAGTGACCAGTTTGAGAGTGCAAAG GCCAGTCTTGATTATTTCGgtgagaggaggacagacaagagTCAGAGCTCCAAGTTTCAGGGAGTGGAGACGCCCTCTCAG AGCCGGTACGTCGGATACTACGAGATCATGAAGAACAAGTTCAACAGACAGCTGCCGCCGCCTAGAAGCCTTGTGATCAAGAGCATCCGCATCCACTCCATAGCGG GTGTGGGTAAAGGTGACGGCAGCGATCTCAGGGTCAAGATAATTGTGAAGAAAGAGCTGgtatttcagtgtgtgtgcggcaAACAGGAAAACTGCAGA gTTTTTCCCGATGTGGGCGGTAATGCAGCGGTCATCAGCCTACAGAACGGGCCTGTGGTTGAGGGGGATGTGAAGGTTATGTTTGAATCCAGTGCT GGTCTCCCAAAAGGATATGAAGATGTTCCGTTCTACTTCTGGTTCAATACATCTTTCATCGAGGACAACAG GCTGTTTCTTCCCAGAGAGGAGCTGGACAATCCACACAAACCGAAGATGTGGGATCTGTACAAGGAGGACTTTGGGGTCACCATGATCTTCTCGGAGCCATAA
- the fgl1b gene encoding fibrinogen like 1B isoform X1 — MGRLREIKTHIAAEDFLLKVMAVLLLLALVYPTLASASPLSAVGSCGPEVEALKRSIGKLENKLLIATWQVEHLQMHKYFQPFRPASTNTKPETGTAPGADQNSSEALDSSAVTQMKPLPPAGNLIVYDKDCSELFDRLKPPSGFYRIRPKKYQEPFLAYCDMEDGGGWTVFQRRRNGKVDFSRDWVDYRDGFGDFKLWNDEFWLGNEHIHSLLSEGQKRFSNISLSNIFPKNVLPVCFPQNSCSYFSGKNLVKIDLMDWEGKRSHAFYENFKITDEADKYRLQYGLYSGKAGDALAGGGGMVEQWSAGLSGMQFSTRDQDNDRYLQGNCAKENSAGWWFNRCHAANLNGKFYRKGKYKGVHDDGVVWGTWKGLWYSLRHTAMKVRPVVFLDVTGSGAGEQ; from the exons ATGGGCAGGCTTCGTGAAATAAAG ACTCACATAGCCGCAGAGGACTTTCTCCTAAAAGTCATGGcagtgctgctgttgttggctCTGGTGTACCCAACCCTGGCCTCTGCTTCGCCGCTGTCA GCGGTGGGATCCTGCGGGCCAGAGGTTGAAGCTCTCAAGCGCAGCATAGGGAAACTGGAGAATAAACTCTTAATCGCAACTTGGCAAGTTGAGCACCTGCAGATGCACAAATACTTCCAGCCATTTCGACCTGCCTCAACTAATACCAAACCTGAAACTGGCACGGCCCCGGGTGCAGACCAGAACAGCAGCGAGGCATTAGACAGCTCTGCCGTGACACAGATGAAACCACTTCCTCCCGCAGGCAATTTGATTGTCTATGACAAAG ACTGCTCTGAGCTGTTTGACAGACTGAAACCGCCAAGCGGTTTCTACCGCATCAGACCCAAAAAATACCAGGAACCTTTTTTGGCCTACTGTGacatggaggatggaggagggtggaCAGTGTTCCAGAGACGTCGCAATGGGAAAGTTGACTTCAGCAG AGACTGGGTAGACTACAGAGACGGCTTTGGTGACTTCAAACTGTGGAATGATGAATTTTGGCTGGGGAATGAGCACATTCATTCGCTACTCTCAGAGGGTCAGAAACGATTTAGCAATATTTCACTGTCAAATATATTCCCTAAGAATGTTCTGCCTGTTTGTTTCCCTCAAAATTCTTGCTCATATTTCTCAGGCAAGAACCTGGTGAAGATAGATCTAATGGACTGGGAAGGAAAGAGAAGTCACGCATTTTATGAGAACTTCAAGATCACCGACGAGGCC GACAAGTATCGTCTCCAGTACGGGCTGTATAGTGGGAAAGCTGGAGATGCTCTGGCGGGTGGAGGCGGGATGGTGGAGCAGTGGTCTGCTGGGCTCAGCGGGATGCAGTTCAGCACCAGAGATCAG GACAATGACCGCTACCTTCAGGGCAACTGCGCTAAGGAGAATAGTgcaggttggtggttcaacag ATGTCATGCAGCCAACTTGAATGGGAAGTTCTACCGCAAAGGGAAGTACAAGGGCGTGCATGACGACGGGGTGGTGTGGGGGACCTGGAAAGGCCTTTGGTATTCCCTCAGACACACCGCCATGAAGGTGCGGCCGGTGGTTTTCTTGGACGTGACAGGCAGCGGAGCAGGGGAACAGTGA
- the tpte gene encoding putative tyrosine-protein phosphatase TPTE isoform X1, producing MSPHETTRSKQSEKEDSHIMSSVHFSPGSDSGVNGNVAKMEDAKVNIDDGKDESVHPDTMYHNIRKKIAPFVMSFGFRIFGVILILVDFVLVIVDLSLPAKSRGVGDALEVVSLLISFFFLADVLLRVYVEGLKVYFSSQLNIVDACVVVITLVVTMIYTFSDLTGASLIPRVVTFLRFLRIIILVRVFRLAAQRKELEKVTRRMISENKRRYQKDGFDLDLTYVTDRVIAMSFPSSGKQSFYRNPIKEVARFLDTKHEGHYKVYNLCSEKGYDPQFFHYRVERVFIDDHNVPSLGDLLKYTANVREWMSADPQNIIAIHCKGGKGRTGTMVCTWFIDSDQFESAKASLDYFGERRTDKSQSSKFQGVETPSQSRYVGYYEIMKNKFNRQLPPPRSLVIKSIRIHSIAGVGKGDGSDLRVKIIVKKELVFQCVCGKQENCRVFPDVGGNAAVISLQNGPVVEGDVKVMFESSAGLPKGYEDVPFYFWFNTSFIEDNRLFLPREELDNPHKPKMWDLYKEDFGVTMIFSEP from the exons ATGAGTCCGCACG AAACGACACGCTCCAAACAAAGCGAGAAGGAAGACTCACACATCATGTCCTCTGTCCATTTCAGCCCAGGCTCTGATTCAGGTGTAAACGG AAACGTTGCAAAGATGGAGGATGCCAAAGTTAACATTGACGATGGAAAAGATGAAAGCGTGCACCCAGACACAATGTACCA CAATATCCGAAAGAAGATCGCCCCTTTTGTTATGTCTTTTGGATTCCG TATATTCGGTGTGATACTGATCCTGGTGGACTTTGTGCTGGTCATTGTGGACTTGTCCCTGCCAGCCAAGAGCAGAGGGGTTGGAGATGCCTTGGAGGTCGTatccctcctcatctccttcttcttcctcgctGACGTTCTCCTGCgagtctatgtggaggg GTTAAAGGTTTACTTCAGCTCACAGCTGAACATCGTAGACGCCTGCGTTGTGGTTATCACGCTGGTGGTCACCATGATCTACACCTTCTCTGACCTTACGGGAGCCAGCCTCATCCCCAG GGTGGTGACGTTTCTCCGTTTCCTGAGAATCATAATCCTGGTGAGGGTTTTCCGACTGGCCGCTCAGAGGAAAGAGCTGGAGAAGGTCACCAGGCGGATG attTCTGAGAACAAGCGGCGTTATCAAAAGGATGGATTTGACCTTGACCTTACCTATGTCACAG ACCGCGTCATCGCCATGTCCTTCCCCTCCTCTGGGAAGCAGTCCTTCTACAGGAATCCAATCAAG GAGGTGGCAAGGTTCCTCGACACTAAACATGAAGGCCACTATAAAGTTTACAACCTGTGCA GTGAGAAAGGCTACGACCCGCAGTTCTTCCACTACAGGGTCGAACGGGTGTTCATTGATGACCACAACGTCCCCTCGTTGGG GGACCTGTTGAAATACACCGCCAATGTGAGGGAGTGGATGTCAGCTGATCCCCAAAACATAATTGCTATTCACTGCAAAGGAGGGAAAG GTCGCACAGGTACGATGGTGTGCACCTGGTTTATTGACAGTGACCAGTTTGAGAGTGCAAAG GCCAGTCTTGATTATTTCGgtgagaggaggacagacaagagTCAGAGCTCCAAGTTTCAGGGAGTGGAGACGCCCTCTCAG AGCCGGTACGTCGGATACTACGAGATCATGAAGAACAAGTTCAACAGACAGCTGCCGCCGCCTAGAAGCCTTGTGATCAAGAGCATCCGCATCCACTCCATAGCGG GTGTGGGTAAAGGTGACGGCAGCGATCTCAGGGTCAAGATAATTGTGAAGAAAGAGCTGgtatttcagtgtgtgtgcggcaAACAGGAAAACTGCAGA gTTTTTCCCGATGTGGGCGGTAATGCAGCGGTCATCAGCCTACAGAACGGGCCTGTGGTTGAGGGGGATGTGAAGGTTATGTTTGAATCCAGTGCT GGTCTCCCAAAAGGATATGAAGATGTTCCGTTCTACTTCTGGTTCAATACATCTTTCATCGAGGACAACAG GCTGTTTCTTCCCAGAGAGGAGCTGGACAATCCACACAAACCGAAGATGTGGGATCTGTACAAGGAGGACTTTGGGGTCACCATGATCTTCTCGGAGCCATAA
- the fgl1b gene encoding fibrinogen like 1B isoform X2, whose product MGRLREIKTHIAAEDFLLKVMAVLLLLALVYPTLASASPLSAVGSCGPEVEALKRSIGKLENKLLIATWQVEHLQMHKYFQPFRPASTNTKPETGTAPGADQNSSEALDSSAVTQMKPLPPAGNLIVYDKDCSELFDRLKPPSGFYRIRPKKYQEPFLAYCDMEDGGGWTVFQRRRNGKVDFSRDWVDYRDGFGDFKLWNDEFWLGNEHIHSLLSEGKNLVKIDLMDWEGKRSHAFYENFKITDEADKYRLQYGLYSGKAGDALAGGGGMVEQWSAGLSGMQFSTRDQDNDRYLQGNCAKENSAGWWFNRCHAANLNGKFYRKGKYKGVHDDGVVWGTWKGLWYSLRHTAMKVRPVVFLDVTGSGAGEQ is encoded by the exons ATGGGCAGGCTTCGTGAAATAAAG ACTCACATAGCCGCAGAGGACTTTCTCCTAAAAGTCATGGcagtgctgctgttgttggctCTGGTGTACCCAACCCTGGCCTCTGCTTCGCCGCTGTCA GCGGTGGGATCCTGCGGGCCAGAGGTTGAAGCTCTCAAGCGCAGCATAGGGAAACTGGAGAATAAACTCTTAATCGCAACTTGGCAAGTTGAGCACCTGCAGATGCACAAATACTTCCAGCCATTTCGACCTGCCTCAACTAATACCAAACCTGAAACTGGCACGGCCCCGGGTGCAGACCAGAACAGCAGCGAGGCATTAGACAGCTCTGCCGTGACACAGATGAAACCACTTCCTCCCGCAGGCAATTTGATTGTCTATGACAAAG ACTGCTCTGAGCTGTTTGACAGACTGAAACCGCCAAGCGGTTTCTACCGCATCAGACCCAAAAAATACCAGGAACCTTTTTTGGCCTACTGTGacatggaggatggaggagggtggaCAGTGTTCCAGAGACGTCGCAATGGGAAAGTTGACTTCAGCAG AGACTGGGTAGACTACAGAGACGGCTTTGGTGACTTCAAACTGTGGAATGATGAATTTTGGCTGGGGAATGAGCACATTCATTCGCTACTCTCAGAGG GCAAGAACCTGGTGAAGATAGATCTAATGGACTGGGAAGGAAAGAGAAGTCACGCATTTTATGAGAACTTCAAGATCACCGACGAGGCC GACAAGTATCGTCTCCAGTACGGGCTGTATAGTGGGAAAGCTGGAGATGCTCTGGCGGGTGGAGGCGGGATGGTGGAGCAGTGGTCTGCTGGGCTCAGCGGGATGCAGTTCAGCACCAGAGATCAG GACAATGACCGCTACCTTCAGGGCAACTGCGCTAAGGAGAATAGTgcaggttggtggttcaacag ATGTCATGCAGCCAACTTGAATGGGAAGTTCTACCGCAAAGGGAAGTACAAGGGCGTGCATGACGACGGGGTGGTGTGGGGGACCTGGAAAGGCCTTTGGTATTCCCTCAGACACACCGCCATGAAGGTGCGGCCGGTGGTTTTCTTGGACGTGACAGGCAGCGGAGCAGGGGAACAGTGA
- the thsd1 gene encoding thrombospondin type-1 domain-containing protein 1: MPQAASLLPFLLALMGFAFAGLNIWPSFHVALSNASVFVDFSTKSNATTTTRHLSLSLVNTKTNTTLLTRTIPNIQSAGRVEFNCSCFLYAGTFRFLLRETSITAASHPNGTLKRGVESNTQWWSSELQVQWPTFHIAVDRSGNHSGSFQVGISTNEHFQACSSGTDSALFLEVSHVEFNQIGRITIDKVRARTRQPIKPLRSQSVELSCAFPFTERDFIRVALRSPHAAQDVRGSGPLYLSRIFSYKLLVENANAYRVGCEGTVTVKLISPPCAHVNGRVLLHKDAGVGMQAGETAVMGFGAEEPSSPLLAFNWLTQGENETEFNCSVFHTGRNKYCFRFVFNFSRSPSPAQTCLVVHRSAETWGPWLPWSVCSVGCGEGVRERVRECLLPSGVGGMQCTGMVKEQSLCSLEDCVASPAPSPSHPPVAVGVATLGGNMVVVAGITFCLAVILATVLVTLWRKLCRAPQCSSVRRGSMHSPGGRKLSDEASICGHSLQRPSLSDGQGPLGGGAGGVAPKDRPSLCGPPLLQDPERLSPTGQKVLPPIFGYHLAQQQLREMKKKGLKEATQLYHVSSSPVHDTVLGTAASPTNIPTSTGFAHPTLAAGLRGDAGHSPFGIATPISELPSATSRVTPVELVLGPSAHASGGSSKWRERTAEWVEMVERSGSAGFRGRGEGEAGQRNSFNNNPNFRRTSSFNDTRPQPLSSVHSRPFRERSMTQVGSRTLPEGSCWNKRGWERQPYSSYPIPEHGPPEWAKYGPQRNDQRKPWIEAAAPSLGNDLKHAGTNTSSGSASERRGKAEVSGARDRRRSGEAGGRVGISGIGGPAAGPDSLGVDRAEQNWNRRGPSPIQRNMLARKLKEAQSCSGVKGRQRSSTFSASPSEHRKARCHSLTMSGGGGSPYRLSEAERRMLDLDLSSAYVGEEE; the protein is encoded by the exons ATGCCACAGGCTGCCTCACTGCTGCCGTTCCTGCTGGCACTCATGGGATTTG CTTTTGCAGGGCTCAATATCTGGCCCTCCTTCCACGTTGCCCTTAGCAACGCCAGTGTATTTGTGGACTTCAGCACAAAATCcaacgccaccaccaccacccgccaTTTGAGCCTGTCTCTGGTCAACACGAAAACCAACACCACCCTTCTGACCAGGACCATCCCAAACATCCAATCGGCCGGTCGGGTGGAGTTCAACTGTTCGTGCTTCCTGTATGCGGGAACTTTCCGCTTCCTGCTGAGGGAGACCAGCATCACGGCGGCGTCTCATCCTAATGGCACGCTCAAGCGTGGCGTGGAGAGCAACACCCAGTGGTGGAGTTCAGAACTGCAGGTGCAGTGGCCCACCTTTCACATCGCCGTGGACCGGTCTGGAAACCACTCCGGATCATTTCAG gtcgGGATATCCACCAATGAACACTTTCAGGCTTGCTCCAGCGGCACTGACTCGGCTCTCTTCTTAGAGGTCAGCCACGTGGAGTTCAACCAGATAGGCCGGATCACCATCGACAAGGTCCGAGCGCGCACGCGGCAGCCGATCAAACCCCTCCGCTCCCAGAGCGTGGAGCTGTCCTGCGCTTTCCCCTTCACGGAGAGAGATTTCATACGAGTGGCTTTGCGGTCTCCTCATGCAGCACAGGACGTGAGGGGCTCTGGACCGCTCTACCTGTCCCGCATCTTCTCCTACAAGCTGCTGGTGGAAAATGCCAACGCTTACAGGGTTGGTTGTGAGGGGACTGTGACCGTTAAACTGATAAGCCCGCCCTGTGCTCACGTCAATGGGAGAGTGTTGCTGCATAAGGACGCGGGTGTTGGGATGCAAGCAGGTGAAACAGCCGTGATGGGATTCGGAGCAGAGGagccctcttctcctctgttgGCCTTCAACTGGCTGACCCAGGGAGAGAACGAGACCGAATTCAACTGCTCCGTGTTTCACACCGGGAGGAATAAGTACTGCTTCCGCTTTGTGTTCAACTTCAGTCGCTCCCCGAGTCCTGCACAGACCTGTTTGGTGGTTCACAGGAGTGCAG agACATGGGGCCCGTGGCTGCCGtggagtgtgtgcagtgtggGCTGCGGAGAGGGGGTGAGGGAACGGGTGCGTGAGTGTTTGCTGCCCTCAGGTGTAGGAGGGATGCAGTGCACCGGCATGGTGAAGGAACAGTCCCTCTGCTCGCTGGAGGACTGTGTCG CGTCGCCCGCTCCTTCTCCGTCCCACCCTCCCGTGGCCGTCGGAGTCGCGACCCTGGGGGGTAACATGGTCGTGGTGGCTGGCATCACCTTTTGCCTGGCTGTGATTCTGGCCACTGTCCTGGTCACTCTGTGGAGGAAGCTGTGCCGGGCCCCTCAGTGCAGCTCCGTCCGCAGAGGCTCCATGCACTCCCCCGGGGGACGCAAGCTCTCCGACGAGGCATCCATCTGCGGCCACAGCCTCCAGAGACCCAGCCTGTCTGATGGCCAGGGCCCACTGGGGGGCGGTGCTGGGGGAGTGGCCCCAAAAGACAGGCCTTCCTTGTGCGGTCCGCCTCTCTTACAGGACCCAGAAAGACTGTCCCCCACAGGCCAGAAGGTGCTGCCGCCGATATTTGG GTACCATTTGGCTCAGCAGCAGttgagagaaatgaagaagaaggGTTTAAAAGAGGCGACCCAGCTGTACCATGTCTCTTCAAGCCCAGTCCATGACACCGTGTTAGGGACAGCTGCGTCCCCCACAAACATTCCCACGTCAACCGGATTTGCTCATCCCACGCTCGCCGCGGGTCTCCGGGGTGACGCCGGCCACAGTCCTTTTGGGATTGCAACTCCCATTTCTGAGCTGCCATCGGCGACTTCTCGGGTCACGCCGGTGGAGCTCGTCTTAGGTCCTTCTGCTCATGCAAGCGGGGGCAGCTCAAAATGGCGTGAGCGCACTGCTGAGTGGGTGGAGATGGTAGAGAGGAGTGGTTCAGCAGGTTTcaggggaagaggagaaggagaagcagggcAGAGAAACTCCTTTAACAATAATCCAAATTTCCGCCGGACCTCCAGTTTTAATGACACCAGACCCCAACCTCTTTCTTCTGTGCACTCCAGACCATTCAGAGAAAGGAGCATGACTCAG GTGGGATCCCGGACTCTTCCTGAAGGAAGTTGTTGGAATAAAAGAGGATGGGAGAGGCAGCCATACAGCTCTTACCCCATCCCGGAGCACGGGCCCCCCGAGTGGGCTAAATACGGGCCCCAGAGAAATGATCAAAGGAAGCCCTGGATAGAGGCAGCTGCTCCTTCCCTCGGCAATGACCTCAAACACGCAGGAACCAACACAAGCAGCGGCTCTGCATCTGAGAGACGCGGCAAAGCAGAAGTCAGCGGCGCCCGGGACCGTCGGAGGAGCGGCGAGGCGGGAGGTCGAGTGGGAATCTCGGGGATCGGGGGTCCGGCCGCGGGGCCCGACAGCCTCGGCGTGGATCGCGCCGAGCAGAACTGGAACCGCCGTGGCCCGTCGCCCATCCAGAGGAACATGCTGGCACGGAAATTAAAGGAGGCCCAGTCGTGCTCAGGGGTCAAAGGGCGGCAGCGCAGCTCCACCTTCAGCGCGTCGCCCTCAGAGCACAGAAAAGCCCGCTGCCACTCTCTGACGATGTCCGGAGGCGGCGGCTCGCCGTACAGGCTGAGTGAGGCCGAGCGGAGGATGCTGGACCTAGATCTGTCCTCGGCGTATGTGGGAGAAGAGGAGTAG
- the smpd1 gene encoding sphingomyelin phosphodiesterase — protein MKLPAMLGLVTCALVVMWPLLGSCHPAATPRQPGLAFVEEFARPGVGFNWRNVSCGLCKAVFTILDIALLNDLNEERVAYAVGEACIRLHLADELVCRQIAELFRDDFIRALQQSLLWPTEACALLVGPSCGKFDIYAPWNITLPKAPKPPVTPPSPPKPGSPQSRVLFLTDIHWDQEYVAGSAADCKDPLCCRNGSGFPGQRQMEAGYWGTYSKCDLPLWTVANLLENAARDGPWDWVYWTGDIPAHNVWSQTRKQQLSELTVISRLIHKHLGPNVTVYPAIGNHESTPVNSFPPPFVHGNRSCAWLYDTMAEEWAPWLPKQALKTLRYGGFYTLEIQPGLRVVSLNMNFCARENFWLMVNSTDPANQLQWLVHVLQASEDKGEKVHIIGHIPPGLCLGSWSWNYYHIVNRYETTITGQFFGHTHLDEFQMFYDEATMTRPLGVAFIAPSVTTYIKLNPGYRVYYVDGNYNGSSRLVLDHETYILNLTEANHSPGAPSIPEPNPKWTLLYRATEAYGLKSLFPSDCDGMLRTFINDDQVFQKFWYFRFKGHVSLPCKEMCKTTLLCLLRSGRYDELQNCDLVNGLGGNLARAARKTLC, from the exons ATGAAGCTCCCCGCGATGTTGGGACTCGTGACCTGCGCGCTGGTTGTGATGTGGCCGCTGCTCGGCTCCTGTCATCCCGCAGCGACGCCGCGACAGCCCGGCTTGGCGTTCGTGGAGGAGTTCGCCCGTCCGGGCGTGGGCTTCAACTGGAGAAACGTCAGCTGTGGCTTGTGCAAAGCCGTGTTCACCATCCTCGACATCGCCCTGCTG AACGACTTGAATGAAGAGCGAGTGGCATATGCGGTGGGAGAGGCCTGCATTCGTCTCCACCTGGCCGACGAGCTTGTCTGTCGACAAATCGCCGAGTTGTTTAGGGACGACTTCATCCGGGCCCTGCAGCAGTCCTTGCTGTGGCCCACCGAGGCGTGCGCCCTGCTCGTGGGCCCTTCCTGTGGCAAATTTGACATCTACGCCCCGTGGAACATCACCCTGCCAAAGGCCCCAAAGCCCCCAGTTACGCCGCCTTCTCCTCCAAAACCGGGCTCTCCACAGAGCAGGGTCCTGTTTCTGACTGACATCCACTGGGACCAG GAGTACGTAGCCGGCAGCGCCGCAGACTGCAAGGACCCTCTGTGCTGTCGCAACGGCTCTGGCTTTCCTGGCCAGCGGCAGATGGAGGCCGGGTACTGGGGGACCTACAGCAAGTGTGATCTGCCTCTGTGGACGGTGGCGAACCTCCTGGAGAATGCTGCCAGAGACGGACCGTGGGACTGGGTGTACTGGACCGGAGACATACCGGCGCACAATGTTTGGTCTCAAACCAGGAAACAGCAGCTGTCGGAGCTTACGGTCATCTCGAGGCTCATCCACAA ACACCTGGGGCCTAACGTGACAGTTTACCCTGCTATAGGGAACCACGAGAGCACACCGGTGAACAGCTTCCCCCCGCCGTTCGTTCACGGCAACAGATCCTGCGCCTGGCTCTACGACACAATGGCAGAGGAATGGGCTCCGTGGTTACCAAAGCAGGCTTTGAAGACCTTAAG ATATGGGGGATTTTACACATTGGAGATTCAGCCTGGTCTGAGGGTGGTCTCTCTCAACATGAACTTTTGTGCCCGGGAGAACTTCTGGCTGATGGTGAACTCAACAGATCCTGCTAACCAGCTGCAGTGGTTAGTCCATGTTCTCCAGGCCAGTGAGGACAAAGGGGAGAAG GTACATATAATCGGTCACATTCCACCTGGTCTGTGTCTTGGCAGCTGGAGCTGGAACTACTATCACATTGTCAACAG ataTGAAACTACAATTACCGGGCAGTTTTTTGGCCACACGCATCTTGATGAGTTCCAAATGTTTTATGACGAGGCCACCATGACCCGCCCGTTGGGAGTGGCCTTCATCGCGCCCAGTGTCACTACTTACATTAAGCTTAACCCAG GGTACCGCGTCTACTACGTAGACGGCAATTACAACGGCAGCTCCAGGCTGGTGCTCGACCATGAAACCTACATCCTCAACCTCACGGAGGCCAACCACAGTCCCGGAGCCCCAAGTATCCCAGAACCGAACCCCAAATGGACCCTGCTGTACCGCGCTACCGAGGCCTACGGGCTGAAAAGCTTGTTCCCCTCAGACTGCGACGGGATGTTGAGGACCTTTATCAACGATGACCAGGTCTTCCAAAAGTTCTGGTACTTTAGGTTCAAAGGACACGTGTCGCTGCCCTGCAAGGAGATGTGCAAAACTACGCTGCTCTGCTTGCTGCGCAGCGGGCGATACGATGAGCTGCAGAACTGCGACTTAGTCAATGGTTTAGGAGGAAACTTGGCTCGGGCTGCCAGAAAAACCCTCTGTTGA